In Lathyrus oleraceus cultivar Zhongwan6 chromosome 2, CAAS_Psat_ZW6_1.0, whole genome shotgun sequence, the DNA window TTCGGGCTCTGTAACTGGAGTTGATGCTGCAAGGCATCGGTTGGCAGCGTGTAGAACAATGCTGCAGAAGTATAAACTGGGTGATAGATGCCGGCTTTTTGTTGCTGATGGAACAACATTTTCAGTTATTCCTGAGGGGTTTCGTTCTGATTCTGAATCATGTTAGTGATGTTTAATCTTGGAATGTAATATTGAAATTTTAATATCATGCTTATTCATTAATCATTATTACCCAATTTTGAAATGTTTTCATTCTATCAAGTATTAAACAGACGAGTCTAGATCGGAAGAAAGAATGGACGTGTTCAAGGAGTGGACATCTAGAAGACCATGGAAAGAAAGGAAAAAAGCAAAGAAGTGTGCCACTCTACAAGTGGTGTCTAAGTCTCACCCTCCTGAACTCATATATTATGGACAGCATTCTGGAGTTATTGGTCTTACTAAAGGAGAATTATATAAGACTGTAGCTGAAAATGAGATTGCAGGCTATGACTATGACAAAGTAACTACTGTATTACTTTGAATTCATTTTGCACAGTTCTTCATTGTCATTTACCCTTAAAAAGTTATCATTTGTTGGGATTTGATTCAGGTCCTTGTGGATGCAGAATGTACTCATGATGGTTCAGTTAAACATATTCAAAAGTTTGAACATTGGGGTTGGGTAACTCTTCAACGTCGTGTGCTGGATGCTGAGAGGACGGATAATTTACATGCTCTTCAGGCAAAGACTTGTTATTCTCTTGATCTATAATTTACATGCATACCTTTAGTCTTAAATATCATTTTGTTTTTAACTCACACACATACCTTTTGTATCTCACTACAGCTGAATCTTCTCGCCAACGGTTTCAGACTACTAAAAGTTGGAGGATCACTCGTCTATAGCACTTGCAGgtgtagtgtcctcaacaacgtaatcaaatagattgcgggtatttcatgttgaggtttatgcgagatactcttgctttgggccgattaaagattcccaccgatgtatgtatttctaacttatgagttatttttatatttacacatatctcatata includes these proteins:
- the LOC127118793 gene encoding uncharacterized protein LOC127118793, with the translated sequence MALGISPGDHVLDLCAAPGAKLCMILDLLGDSGSVTGVDAARHRLAACRTMLQKYKLGDRCRLFVADGTTFSVIPEGFRSDSESYESRSEERMDVFKEWTSRRPWKERKKAKKCATLQVVSKSHPPELIYYGQHSGVIGLTKGELYKTVAENEIAGYDYDKVTTVLL